Proteins encoded in a region of the Paenibacillus sp. W2I17 genome:
- a CDS encoding DUF4362 domain-containing protein — protein sequence MRKNMLILSLALMLLTAYQANDPTTGASGITKSFPEIIEPHNPEQAEQSGDVVVLHGGIRNEDKWDTFMKNVKKKQQDQVRVTMYTIEGGPIIQELIYDGTAIQSTYDNSRDAYGSKQGTKTDTCKEIGTMKSEQGHIYYVLTGCEKEENPFWMPKL from the coding sequence ATGAGAAAAAATATGCTTATCTTATCGTTAGCTTTAATGCTGTTAACTGCCTATCAGGCAAATGATCCAACCACGGGTGCTTCCGGAATCACGAAATCATTCCCAGAAATTATCGAGCCCCATAATCCAGAGCAAGCGGAGCAAAGCGGGGATGTGGTTGTGCTTCATGGAGGCATACGGAACGAAGATAAGTGGGACACATTTATGAAAAATGTGAAGAAAAAACAGCAGGATCAGGTTCGTGTAACGATGTATACCATTGAAGGTGGGCCCATTATCCAGGAATTGATCTATGATGGTACAGCTATTCAATCGACTTATGATAACTCAAGGGATGCCTATGGCTCCAAACAGGGAACGAAGACCGACACCTGCAAAGAGATCGGTACGATGAAGAGTGAGCAGGGGCATATTTACTACGTGTTAACCGGGTGTGAGAAGGAAGAGAACCCTTTTTGGATGCCTAAGTTGTAA
- a CDS encoding glycoside hydrolase family 2 TIM barrel-domain containing protein produces MNQKRLFNDGWQFAKSKLDVTEPAGLVYEPVELPHDWLIYNTLELYEDSIGWYRKTFHYTKDEQQLLLCFDGVYMDSSVYVNGHLVGEWKYGYSAFEHEITNALVEGDNEIVVKVVHQSPNSRWYSGAGIYRHVWLKTRDRNHIVTDGIYVSINQQPNGWQVEVDTELNLEQNQQAELVHTIRYEGQVVASSQANVTASVVEKAVAATDSQQLIVVNPNLWSPDAPHLYELVTELRLISDDQEDRTVESVSQRIGFRDIKLDANEGFHLNGVKMKLNGVCEHHDLGALGAAFNLTALRRRFVLLKEMGVNAIRTAHNMPAKEFMELADEMGMLVVSEAFDMWERAKTPYDYARFFPEWVHTDVKSWVKRDRNHASLIMWSIGNEIYDTHADERGQEVTRMLMDYVLEFDPKGNAGVTIGSNYMPWENAQKCADIVKLAGYNYAEKYYDKHHEEHPDWIIYGSETSSVVQSRGIYHFPFEQPILADDDEQCSALGNSTTSWGAKSAEYCILAERDTPYSLGQFLWTGFDYIGEPTPYHTKNSYFGQLDTATFPKDSYYIYQAAWTDYKKSPMVHLFPYWDFSPGQIIDVRVCSNAPKIELQLNGKTIGTYDIDHANGTQLSGWWKVPYEEGELKAIAYDENGQIIATDVQRSYTDAKKIRLQADREQLQANGTDLIFVEIDVEDKAGNPVHNANNRVQVQVTGAGRLLGLDNGDSTDYDPYKGLSRRLFSGKLMAIIGATNEAGTVRIEVSSEGLEGAVAEFESRIMDAELVDEKQVQPVFMNNEERPVLTGNAHEIPLRKIEIISAAGQLLDPSNPELVVTAKLYPENTSYCDIEWAVVNDAGIESNIAKVEAVQTETGDNGEHQHAVRVSAIGDGEFRLRATSTNGTDKTKLISQLEFKADGLGTAYKDPYGFITGGLYDYTKGEVGNGNERGVATSRDGETHVGFRNIDFGPYGSDTITIPIFTLSTEEYLIQIWEGMPDEEGSTMIADVVYDKESIWNVYQEETYQLSKRLSGITSICFVLKQKIHIKGFSFERQSRAFEQNAAASCDHLYGDTFKIEGDRVEGIGNNVSLEFENMDFTAEGTSKLVIYGHSPIDKNTIHIRFAGADGQSNQLVEFTQSSGYEERVFELEQVKGEQKVSFIFLPGSQFDFGWFRFEK; encoded by the coding sequence ATGAATCAGAAGAGACTTTTTAATGATGGATGGCAATTTGCGAAAAGTAAGCTGGATGTTACGGAACCTGCGGGTCTGGTGTATGAACCTGTGGAACTTCCCCATGATTGGCTGATATATAATACGCTTGAACTGTATGAGGACAGCATTGGATGGTACCGCAAGACGTTCCATTACACGAAGGATGAGCAGCAGCTTCTGCTCTGTTTTGATGGCGTATACATGGATTCTTCGGTGTATGTGAACGGACATCTGGTTGGGGAGTGGAAGTATGGATATTCTGCTTTTGAACATGAGATCACGAATGCACTGGTGGAAGGCGACAATGAGATTGTGGTCAAAGTAGTGCATCAGAGCCCGAACAGCAGATGGTATTCCGGGGCCGGAATCTATCGCCATGTGTGGCTGAAAACGAGAGACCGCAACCATATTGTTACGGATGGAATCTATGTATCCATTAATCAGCAGCCGAATGGCTGGCAGGTGGAAGTGGATACGGAGCTGAACCTTGAACAGAATCAGCAGGCAGAGCTGGTGCATACGATCCGGTATGAAGGTCAGGTGGTGGCATCCAGCCAAGCGAATGTTACGGCTTCGGTGGTTGAAAAAGCGGTTGCAGCGACAGATAGCCAACAACTTATTGTTGTGAATCCTAACCTGTGGAGCCCGGATGCACCGCATCTGTATGAACTGGTGACAGAGCTGCGATTGATCTCGGATGATCAGGAAGATCGGACAGTTGAATCGGTATCACAGCGTATTGGATTCCGGGATATCAAGCTGGATGCCAATGAAGGGTTCCACCTGAACGGAGTCAAGATGAAATTGAACGGTGTGTGTGAACACCATGATCTCGGAGCGCTGGGGGCTGCTTTTAACCTAACGGCACTGCGTAGAAGATTTGTTTTGCTCAAAGAAATGGGCGTTAACGCTATCCGCACCGCGCATAATATGCCTGCCAAAGAGTTCATGGAACTCGCGGATGAGATGGGTATGCTGGTTGTGTCTGAAGCCTTTGATATGTGGGAACGTGCCAAAACGCCATACGACTATGCGAGATTTTTCCCGGAGTGGGTGCATACGGATGTGAAGAGTTGGGTGAAGCGCGACCGTAACCATGCCAGCCTGATCATGTGGAGTATCGGGAATGAAATCTATGATACCCATGCGGATGAGCGTGGACAGGAAGTAACTCGCATGTTAATGGACTATGTGCTGGAATTTGATCCGAAAGGTAATGCTGGCGTGACGATAGGTTCGAACTATATGCCTTGGGAAAATGCACAAAAATGCGCGGATATCGTGAAGCTGGCAGGTTACAACTACGCGGAAAAATATTACGACAAACATCATGAAGAACATCCGGACTGGATCATCTATGGTAGTGAGACGTCTTCTGTGGTGCAGAGCCGTGGCATTTATCACTTCCCATTCGAACAGCCGATTCTGGCAGATGATGACGAGCAGTGCTCGGCTTTGGGTAACAGTACGACGAGCTGGGGCGCGAAGTCGGCAGAATATTGCATTTTGGCAGAGCGGGATACACCTTATTCGCTGGGTCAATTCCTGTGGACTGGATTCGATTATATCGGAGAGCCGACACCGTATCATACGAAGAATTCGTATTTTGGACAGCTGGATACCGCAACATTCCCGAAAGACTCCTATTACATCTACCAAGCGGCTTGGACGGATTATAAGAAAAGTCCGATGGTTCACCTGTTCCCTTATTGGGATTTCAGCCCGGGTCAGATCATTGATGTACGCGTGTGCAGCAACGCACCGAAGATTGAGTTGCAACTCAACGGTAAAACCATTGGTACGTACGATATCGATCATGCTAATGGAACACAGCTGTCTGGCTGGTGGAAAGTGCCGTACGAAGAGGGCGAGCTAAAAGCGATCGCTTATGATGAGAACGGCCAGATCATTGCAACCGATGTGCAAAGATCCTATACGGATGCGAAGAAAATCCGTCTGCAAGCGGACCGGGAGCAGCTGCAAGCGAATGGTACAGACCTCATTTTTGTAGAAATTGATGTTGAAGATAAGGCGGGTAATCCGGTTCACAATGCGAATAACCGCGTGCAAGTTCAGGTGACGGGTGCAGGACGATTGCTGGGTCTGGATAATGGGGACAGCACGGACTATGATCCATACAAAGGGTTGAGCAGAAGACTGTTCAGCGGCAAGCTGATGGCGATCATCGGAGCGACAAATGAAGCTGGAACGGTACGGATTGAAGTTTCTTCCGAAGGTTTGGAAGGGGCTGTAGCTGAGTTTGAATCGCGTATTATGGATGCGGAACTGGTTGATGAGAAGCAAGTACAACCTGTCTTCATGAACAATGAAGAACGTCCAGTGCTTACGGGGAATGCTCATGAGATTCCTTTGCGGAAAATCGAGATCATCAGTGCTGCAGGACAGTTGCTCGATCCATCTAACCCGGAGCTGGTCGTAACCGCCAAGCTGTATCCGGAGAACACCTCCTATTGCGATATCGAGTGGGCCGTTGTGAACGATGCGGGGATCGAGTCCAACATTGCCAAAGTGGAAGCTGTTCAAACAGAAACGGGCGACAACGGTGAGCATCAACATGCGGTGAGGGTATCGGCTATAGGTGACGGGGAGTTCCGGCTTCGCGCAACCAGTACCAACGGTACGGACAAAACGAAACTCATCTCCCAGCTGGAATTCAAGGCGGACGGTCTCGGTACAGCCTACAAAGATCCATACGGCTTCATCACGGGCGGACTGTACGATTACACCAAAGGTGAGGTTGGTAACGGCAACGAACGTGGGGTAGCGACAAGTCGCGACGGAGAGACGCATGTAGGCTTCCGTAATATTGACTTCGGGCCATATGGCTCCGATACGATTACCATTCCAATCTTTACGTTGTCCACGGAGGAGTACCTCATTCAGATCTGGGAAGGTATGCCGGATGAGGAAGGAAGTACGATGATTGCGGATGTGGTGTATGACAAAGAGTCCATTTGGAATGTATACCAGGAAGAGACGTACCAATTGTCCAAACGCCTTAGCGGGATCACGTCGATCTGTTTTGTGTTGAAGCAGAAGATTCATATTAAAGGTTTCTCCTTCGAACGTCAGAGTCGGGCCTTTGAACAGAATGCGGCTGCATCCTGTGATCATCTCTACGGAGATACGTTCAAAATCGAGGGTGACCGTGTTGAAGGTATCGGGAACAACGTGTCGCTGGAGTTTGAAAACATGGACTTTACGGCAGAAGGCACATCAAAGCTCGTGATCTACGGCCATTCACCGATTGATAAGAATACGATTCATATTCGCTTCGCAGGTGCGGACGGACAGAGCAACCAGTTGGTTGAGTTCACGCAGTCAAGTGGATATGAGGAACGGGTGTTTGAACTTGAACAGGTGAAAGGTGAGCAGAAAGTAAGCTTTATCTTCCTGCCAGGCAGTCAGTTTGACTTCGGCTGGTTCCGATTCGAGAAATAA
- a CDS encoding IucA/IucC family protein: MSTLMKRSSLQAAERRIMTDLMNSFLSEQLLPLEDHPFIDFAAAPAPFRRLYKGYDSEEHNHNVASRYRLHTQGVLCLVEEGVRQGIQWVQGSPIYEEKTDGSWVLLDSPAEVGRAVLQKALSDEDYSQPGVAEFLASLDIAVEQYSQGWEQVRYLSANVPASAYEWFIKGERVAALRDRPFHPSSKAKVGFNAEDVTRYAAEFGKTISLRWVAIRLDAVQQGCEDGLSILDVLDDVQRGVVEAEFARKGITLDEYLPMPVHPWQLQHVILPRFTGEIEEGSIVVLDIEVADVQATSSLRSMAPSTESTRMLKLPVSVLSLGAARYLPVVKLLNGLAGELMLRQAVACDETLKDKVYMCEEQNWWGFMPESMGLFDDHPRHLAAQIRVYPAELLCEAYKVIPMAALGVNLERHHLLTEILGDTLSSADVLDFYTSIATTFYDIVMRLFKVGVVPEIHGQNCCLVLRDNQVKGLLFRDHDSVRLHQPYLDKHGIADPAYHIRPGYSNSLYNETIQKLIFYVQSLGTQVNLAVIMEALSEVYHIPETKLWEITEQAWKEALQHVQLPESDRAALAHAIFESREWPVKLVVRPLLEADGVPGAMPSGKGIGWNPFYKG, from the coding sequence ATGTCAACACTGATGAAGCGTTCCAGTCTGCAAGCCGCTGAACGCCGGATTATGACGGATCTGATGAATTCATTTTTGTCGGAGCAATTACTCCCACTGGAGGATCACCCATTCATTGATTTTGCCGCAGCACCTGCGCCGTTCCGTCGATTGTACAAGGGGTATGACAGCGAAGAGCATAATCATAATGTAGCGTCTCGCTATAGATTGCACACTCAAGGCGTGCTGTGTCTGGTTGAAGAAGGGGTGAGACAGGGGATTCAGTGGGTCCAGGGTTCACCGATCTACGAGGAGAAAACAGATGGAAGCTGGGTTCTCCTTGATTCTCCAGCAGAGGTTGGACGTGCGGTGTTACAGAAGGCTTTGTCAGATGAAGACTATAGCCAACCCGGAGTGGCGGAGTTTCTTGCTAGTCTGGATATTGCTGTGGAGCAGTATTCTCAGGGCTGGGAACAAGTCCGGTATCTGTCGGCCAACGTCCCAGCGTCTGCTTATGAGTGGTTTATCAAGGGTGAACGCGTTGCGGCATTGCGGGACCGTCCATTCCACCCATCGTCCAAAGCCAAAGTGGGATTCAACGCAGAAGATGTAACTCGGTATGCAGCGGAATTCGGGAAGACGATTTCGCTGCGCTGGGTGGCTATACGGCTGGATGCCGTTCAGCAAGGGTGTGAAGATGGGTTGTCCATTTTGGACGTGTTAGACGATGTTCAGCGTGGAGTAGTGGAAGCCGAGTTTGCCCGCAAAGGGATCACGTTGGATGAATATCTGCCGATGCCTGTTCATCCGTGGCAATTGCAGCATGTGATTCTGCCCCGCTTCACGGGAGAGATTGAAGAGGGCAGCATTGTCGTATTGGACATAGAAGTGGCCGACGTACAGGCCACATCCTCTCTACGCTCGATGGCCCCATCAACCGAGTCCACCCGGATGCTTAAGCTACCGGTTAGTGTTCTATCTCTGGGGGCTGCTCGTTATCTTCCAGTAGTCAAACTTCTGAATGGTCTTGCTGGAGAACTTATGCTAAGGCAAGCTGTAGCTTGTGACGAGACGTTGAAGGACAAGGTGTATATGTGCGAAGAGCAGAACTGGTGGGGCTTTATGCCAGAATCCATGGGACTGTTCGATGATCATCCCCGGCATCTGGCTGCACAGATTCGTGTGTATCCCGCTGAATTGCTGTGTGAAGCCTATAAAGTAATTCCAATGGCCGCACTGGGTGTGAATCTGGAAAGGCATCATCTATTAACGGAGATTCTGGGGGATACCCTCAGCAGCGCGGATGTCCTCGACTTCTATACCAGCATAGCTACAACGTTTTATGATATCGTGATGCGTCTGTTCAAGGTGGGCGTTGTACCTGAGATTCATGGTCAGAACTGCTGTCTGGTGTTACGGGATAATCAGGTAAAGGGTCTTTTGTTCCGCGATCATGATTCCGTGCGTCTGCATCAGCCTTATCTGGACAAACATGGCATTGCAGACCCTGCCTATCATATTCGTCCAGGCTACTCGAACAGTCTGTATAACGAGACGATTCAGAAACTGATTTTCTATGTGCAGTCTTTGGGGACGCAGGTGAATCTGGCTGTGATTATGGAGGCATTGAGCGAAGTGTACCACATTCCCGAAACGAAGTTATGGGAGATCACGGAGCAGGCTTGGAAGGAAGCGCTGCAACATGTGCAGCTTCCCGAATCCGACCGGGCCGCGCTCGCTCATGCGATATTCGAGAGCAGGGAGTGGCCCGTGAAGTTAGTTGTCCGTCCGCTGCTTGAAGCGGACGGGGTGCCCGGCGCGATGCCATCGGGCAAAGGCATAGGGTGGAACCCTTTTTACAAGGGATAG
- a CDS encoding type III PLP-dependent enzyme, translated as MKLSVWHAIDELQRGMEEPVCAYVYDLAGIQEQVRQMLGSMPGNTQLFYAIKANPNPRIIEALLPLVKGFEVASIGELLKVRAVSREVPILFGGPGKKESELRLAIENGVSYIHVESLLELRRIIAIAKERAMDQEHDQVQGSRQKQENEPKHKQQQKQAQEVRILLRINLRSSTLPRTKIVMGGGPSPFGIDEEAVEEAIELIRVEGAGVVRLSGFHFHSLSNNMDASLHAEMIELYLQKVEQWQLQYDLPVEVVNAGGGFGVTYDGSPGFDWPLFTSLLEQSEARQRLVSRGGQLYFESGRLLVADHGYYAAEVTDIKTSHDQYFAVLRGGTHHNRLPASWGHDHPFQIMATDRWKHSFARPEVRDRRVHVVGELCTPKDRMHSDAEVALLRVGDIVLFEKSGAYCWTISHHDFLGHPHPAFHYLTEDNNHVNTDEAFQSASR; from the coding sequence ATGAAACTTAGTGTATGGCATGCGATAGATGAACTGCAACGCGGAATGGAAGAACCGGTATGTGCGTATGTATACGATCTGGCTGGCATTCAGGAGCAAGTACGTCAGATGTTGGGTAGCATGCCTGGGAACACACAATTGTTCTACGCCATTAAGGCGAATCCTAATCCGCGAATCATTGAGGCGTTGCTTCCATTGGTGAAGGGCTTTGAAGTGGCTTCGATCGGAGAGTTACTCAAGGTTAGAGCGGTAAGCCGCGAGGTTCCGATTCTGTTTGGAGGTCCGGGTAAAAAGGAGAGCGAACTGAGGCTAGCCATCGAGAATGGCGTGAGCTACATCCATGTAGAGAGTTTGCTGGAGCTGCGCCGCATCATTGCGATTGCGAAAGAGAGAGCGATGGATCAAGAGCATGATCAGGTGCAGGGAAGCAGGCAGAAGCAAGAAAATGAGCCGAAACACAAGCAACAACAGAAGCAAGCGCAGGAAGTGCGCATTCTGCTCCGAATCAATCTGCGAAGTAGCACGTTACCTCGGACGAAGATTGTTATGGGCGGTGGGCCTAGTCCATTTGGAATCGATGAAGAGGCGGTGGAAGAAGCCATTGAACTTATTCGTGTGGAAGGCGCGGGTGTGGTTCGGTTAAGCGGGTTCCATTTTCACTCCTTGTCCAACAATATGGATGCAAGTCTGCACGCCGAGATGATCGAGCTATATTTGCAAAAGGTGGAGCAGTGGCAGCTGCAGTATGATTTACCTGTGGAAGTGGTGAATGCAGGAGGCGGATTCGGTGTCACGTATGATGGCAGTCCCGGATTCGACTGGCCTTTATTCACTTCCCTGCTGGAGCAAAGTGAAGCCAGACAGCGCCTTGTTTCACGCGGAGGTCAGCTGTATTTTGAATCGGGTCGACTACTGGTGGCAGACCATGGATATTACGCGGCAGAGGTTACGGATATCAAAACCTCTCATGATCAGTATTTTGCCGTGTTAAGGGGAGGTACGCACCACAATCGTCTGCCTGCTTCATGGGGGCATGACCACCCGTTTCAGATTATGGCGACGGATCGTTGGAAACACTCGTTTGCCCGGCCAGAGGTAAGAGATCGTCGAGTTCATGTGGTAGGTGAGTTATGTACACCGAAGGATCGGATGCATTCCGATGCGGAGGTAGCGCTGCTACGGGTAGGAGATATTGTTTTGTTTGAAAAGTCTGGAGCTTATTGCTGGACCATCTCGCATCATGATTTTCTGGGGCATCCGCACCCGGCATTCCATTATCTAACGGAGGACAATAATCATGTCAACACTGATGAAGCGTTCCAGTCTGCAAGCCGCTGA
- a CDS encoding HpcH/HpaI aldolase/citrate lyase family protein: protein MRINTLKEKIARKQPVYGLFVSIPHPVVIEMIGHAEYDFVIIDLEHAATSMESVEELVRAAELVGLTPLVRISKVERAEILKVLDCGAQGIVIPHVEQLEQVEEAVRHAYYHPVGMRSLNSGRPGVFGKYPLTGYIEEANEQVMVVPMIESVEGVRQSAQILSHPQVSFVLEGAADLSQSLGVPWQTEHPDVRRMLDELHATAQQCEVPYATVTRGVDDMSLWGERGVHIYVLGDDRNTAFRAYAQKRNDYRNAGGQI from the coding sequence ATGAGGATTAACACGCTGAAGGAAAAAATTGCACGCAAACAGCCAGTATATGGCCTTTTTGTATCCATACCACACCCGGTCGTCATTGAGATGATCGGACATGCGGAATATGACTTTGTCATTATTGATCTGGAACATGCCGCAACATCGATGGAGTCGGTGGAAGAGTTGGTTCGTGCGGCGGAACTGGTCGGCCTAACCCCGCTGGTACGGATCTCGAAAGTGGAACGAGCGGAGATCCTGAAGGTGCTGGACTGTGGTGCACAAGGTATCGTCATTCCGCATGTCGAGCAATTGGAGCAGGTGGAGGAAGCGGTTCGTCACGCCTACTATCATCCGGTTGGCATGCGGAGCTTGAATAGTGGTCGTCCCGGTGTGTTCGGTAAATATCCGCTTACCGGATATATCGAGGAAGCCAATGAACAGGTGATGGTTGTACCCATGATCGAAAGTGTGGAGGGCGTGCGGCAAAGTGCACAGATTCTGTCTCACCCTCAGGTGAGTTTTGTATTGGAAGGCGCGGCGGATCTGTCGCAATCCCTCGGCGTGCCATGGCAGACAGAGCACCCGGATGTGAGACGTATGCTGGATGAATTACATGCTACCGCCCAGCAGTGCGAAGTACCTTATGCAACGGTCACCAGAGGTGTGGATGATATGTCGCTCTGGGGTGAGCGGGGAGTACATATATACGTGCTTGGTGATGATCGGAATACGGCGTTTCGGGCGTATGCCCAAAAACGGAATGACTACAGGAATGCGGGTGGGCAGATATGA
- a CDS encoding IucA/IucC family siderophore biosynthesis protein produces the protein MGVVGYRAEAGGRTEAVYVGVQERIMRQTLEAMWFEGILDSHVSGSEWRTSGLTSSGDSVAYTCEAERKFSFGRVKVKKGSIQREGVLCTDLDLFLEEIVLNALKGANVRAFIQELLETMAKDSQCQAILSLNIPSEDRHYDALESHMTDGHLYHPSYKSRLGFSLKDNLAYGPEFNTEVALVWVAVKKEFAQTAVSAGYSSEELVGQHLTVEDAQRFHQILQQQNRTDVGETANVYDTSADQLESSAEVRDITIAQDSLVGSSVGSKGSKVDGKLAFGTDESYVFIPVHPWQWEHQLESVYARQLMDGDIVYLGPSSSPYRAQQSIRSLSNRMNPEAPYIKLALSITNTSSTRILAQHTTQNAPLISDWLDNLVREDELLQRAQFAILKEIMGLSFRYEQLPATQYGRAYGTLGAIWRENVSVHLKQGETAWPLNALMLVQPDGVPFIQDAVERHGVEKWSEALVRTVTLPIIHLLYAHGIALESHAQNIILVLEDDLPKRIIIKDLHDGVRYVPDQLLHPERAPKLNPEPETHRKFNRYSFIYAGDVSEVRDYTYDAFFFICMTDIALALEKFGLSEEAFWQLCAGVIVDYQREHPEYTERFVAFDLFAEDALIEEMTKRRLYGDGELYFRKASNPLKISKDVLESKRTPELKGIVE, from the coding sequence ATGTAAGTGGGAGCGAATGGCGAACCAGCGGCCTTACATCTTCCGGCGATTCTGTGGCGTACACGTGTGAAGCGGAGCGAAAGTTTTCATTTGGCCGGGTGAAGGTGAAGAAGGGTTCGATTCAAAGGGAAGGCGTACTCTGCACCGATCTGGATCTGTTTTTGGAGGAAATTGTGCTGAACGCTTTGAAGGGTGCAAATGTCAGGGCTTTTATCCAGGAACTGCTCGAAACGATGGCAAAGGACAGCCAGTGCCAAGCTATATTGTCCTTGAACATTCCGAGTGAAGATCGACATTATGATGCGCTCGAAAGTCACATGACTGACGGTCATCTGTACCACCCGAGCTACAAGTCGAGACTAGGATTTTCTTTGAAAGACAATCTCGCTTATGGCCCTGAGTTTAACACGGAAGTTGCATTAGTCTGGGTTGCTGTGAAAAAAGAATTTGCTCAGACCGCTGTATCCGCGGGATATAGCTCTGAAGAACTGGTGGGGCAACATCTGACCGTAGAGGACGCACAGCGATTTCATCAGATACTGCAACAACAAAATCGAACGGACGTGGGTGAGACCGCCAACGTATATGATACCAGTGCAGATCAGCTTGAGAGCAGTGCCGAAGTTCGTGATATAACCATTGCTCAAGATAGCTTAGTAGGGTCTAGCGTTGGCAGCAAAGGCAGCAAGGTGGATGGGAAATTAGCTTTTGGCACTGATGAATCCTATGTGTTCATTCCAGTTCATCCATGGCAGTGGGAGCACCAGTTGGAATCGGTATATGCTCGTCAACTGATGGATGGGGACATCGTGTATCTTGGTCCATCGTCTTCGCCCTATCGCGCGCAGCAGTCGATCCGTTCACTCTCGAACCGGATGAATCCGGAAGCCCCTTACATCAAACTGGCCCTCAGTATCACCAATACGTCAAGCACACGTATTCTGGCACAACATACGACCCAGAACGCACCGCTGATCAGCGATTGGCTGGATAATCTCGTTCGTGAAGATGAGCTGTTGCAGCGGGCGCAGTTTGCCATTTTGAAAGAAATCATGGGACTGTCGTTCCGTTATGAGCAGTTGCCTGCAACGCAATATGGACGGGCCTACGGCACACTTGGTGCGATCTGGCGGGAGAATGTATCGGTTCACCTGAAGCAAGGTGAGACGGCGTGGCCGCTGAATGCTTTGATGTTGGTACAGCCAGATGGTGTTCCATTTATCCAGGATGCTGTAGAACGACATGGTGTGGAGAAGTGGAGCGAGGCCCTTGTTCGCACGGTTACACTGCCGATTATACATTTGCTCTACGCACACGGGATTGCGCTGGAATCCCATGCCCAGAATATCATTTTGGTACTGGAAGATGATCTGCCGAAACGAATCATTATCAAGGATCTGCATGATGGTGTTCGTTATGTACCGGATCAACTGCTGCACCCGGAAAGAGCACCAAAACTGAATCCAGAGCCGGAAACTCATCGCAAGTTCAATCGGTATTCCTTCATCTATGCGGGAGATGTGTCGGAAGTCCGTGACTATACGTATGATGCGTTCTTTTTTATCTGCATGACGGATATTGCGCTGGCTTTGGAGAAGTTTGGTCTGTCGGAGGAAGCGTTCTGGCAGCTGTGCGCAGGTGTAATTGTGGATTATCAGCGAGAGCACCCGGAGTACACGGAACGATTCGTTGCATTTGACCTTTTTGCCGAAGATGCACTGATCGAAGAGATGACCAAGCGCCGTCTGTATGGGGATGGAGAGTTATATTTCCGCAAGGCGAGCAATCCGCTCAAGATATCAAAGGATGTACTTGAATCAAAGAGAACGCCCGAATTAAAGGGAATCGTCGAATGA